The genomic stretch GTGAAGATGCACTTTATGCATTAACCAAAATGTGTTTTGATGGCCGCCTAAACCCCGAGCAAATCAATACGCTATTTACATTACAGAACTCAAATAGTAGTTTGGGTAATGGTTATGCACACTTTAATGTGGGCTTAATGTTTGAGCGCGGCATGGGTGATGTTAAGCAAGATTACAAAACTGCCGTCGAGTACTATGAAAAAGCAATCAAAGAAGAGGTGCTAGATGCCTACTGTAATTTAGGCAATATTTATATCCTGGGTACAGGTGTAGCGCACGGTGTAGTCCCAAATCGCGAAAAAGGTATTGCCTTGTTAAAAAAAGGTGCGGAGGAGGGTAGTAGGCAGGCTGCATTTACCTTAGGTTCTTTATATGCAACTGGCGACATTATTGAGCAAGACCTCAAGCAGGGATATCTCTATTTAACCTTGGCTGCATTTGCTAAGCATGATCAGGCAAAGCGGGTTCTTTTGATATTTGAACATGCTCACCCAGGCAACTACCGAGAGGAATTTGACACGGCTCAGCAACAATATTGGAAGATTGAAACTATGCGCAGGCTCTATAAGTGTGTTTAATGCTCTAAGATTTAAGTCAAATAAAAACCCCAGCAATCACTTGCTGGGGTTTTCTCTTTCTAGTAGCTAGAAAAGCGTTATCGCATTACTTCTTTGCAGCTGGCGCACTTACAACAGCAGCAATTGCTTCTGTATACACGACTCTAACTTGGTCGTTTACAGCGATATCTTTCATCAAGTCAGGATTCTGAACTTTAACTTTAAAGATGTTTCCTTGAGGGCCTTTTAAAGATACGGTATTTTTAGCTGTATCAATCGCTTCAACATTCGCAGTTGCAGTTACGGTGTTGCTAGTGATCATGCCTGGCTTATCGCCTTGTGGGGCAGTAGTAGTGCTAGTAGTAACTTGCTCACTAGTGGTGCCTGGGTTTTTTACCTTAACCAATTCAATCGCTACAGCGAGTTCATAAACAACGTCAAAACGATCACCCACTTTGATTTCAGCAAAGTTCTTTACTTCAGGACCAGCAACAATAGTCGATTCACCATCTTGATTTTTGAGGGTAACTGTTCGAGTTGCAGCATCAATCTTGATTACTTCACCGTCATAAATGAGAGCAGTTTCTTGAGCGGCCACGGCAGCAACAGGAGGCTTTGGTTGATTGAGCATGAAGTAGGCGACTGCAGCAATAGCAGTAAGAATGATCACAATGACTATTTTTTTCATAACGGTACTAATCCTTAATAAATTGGGGTGCATTAGCTTTGAGTAGTAATGCAGTAGTTGATAAATGCGCTTAATTTGGCATTTATATAGATTGTATTACTCATACCGGTCATCAGAATTATTTTTAGGAGATTTTTAGTGAATAACCCCTAAATACCTGACTATTTTACTTACTTATCAAAATGGGCTGTCATATCAATGGCGCATACTAAGTAAATAGTATGAGTAGTGTGAATAGAGAGGTATGTATGTTTTGGAAGTTATTTTCGGGGCTAATTTTCATGGGTCTGCCCCTTATAGTTAGTGCGGCAACGCCTCTGGACTTACTGAAGTCCTATGAGGCTCAATCTGGAAAAGCATCGCCCGCCAGAGGGGAGCAGTTCTTCAATGCCAAGCACGGCAAGGAATGGAGTTGTGCATCGTGTCATGAAAATCCCCCAAATCACGACACTAAACACATTGTGACTGGGAAGGTGATCAAGCCATTGGCGCCTAGCGCCAACCCTTTACGATTTACTGATGAGGCCAAGGCTGAGAAATGGTTTAAGCGTAACTGCAATGATGTACTAGGCAGAGACTGTAGTGCACAAGAAAAAGCGGATGTCCTCGCTTGGTTAATGACCGTTAAATGAATCTCATCAATATGAAAAAAATTCTTCTAATTACTTTCTCTATGCTGATGGCAGCATCACCTACATTCGCTGCAAAAATGACAATGCCTGCAGATGCACCGGCTTCATACGAGGCTGAGTGTGCAAGTTGCCATATGGCCTATCCACCAGCATTATTAAGCGAACAAAGCTGGAAAAATGTCATGTCTGGCCTATCCAAGCACTTTGGTACCGATGCTAGTGTGGATGCAAAGACTCAAACTGAAATTACAAGCTGGTTAATAAAGAATGCCGCCACTCGACAGAAGTACAGCGAGATCGCCCCTGAAAACCGCATTACCAAAACATCATGGTTTATTCGTGAGCATGACGAGGTGAGGGCGGATGTTTGGAAGCGGGTAAGCATCAAGAGCCCTGCCAATTGTGGAGCTTGTCATATTGATGCTGCTAAAGGCATTTTTAGTGAGAACAATATAAAGATTCCAGCGAAATGAGCCATCAGATGAATGAGTCAATTCGCGATTCAGTTGGAGCCACCGGTAAGGTAAGGGAAGCCATTATGGTGTGGGACATGCCGGTGAGAGTATTTCATTGGCTGCTAGTGATTTGTTTTGCTGGTGCTTGGCTTAGCTCAGAGAGTGAGCGATGGGCCATGATTCACTATGCATTTGGATATACCGCGTGCTTACTTGTCCTCATTCGCTTAGTGTGGGGTCTGATTGGCACTCGCTATGCCAGATTTAGTCAATTTCTGAAAAAACCAAAGGCAGTGCTTGAACATTTTATGGCTATGCTACGCGGCCATCCCCATCACGATGTTGGGCACAACCCAGCGGGCGGTCTGGTCATGTTTGCGCTGATGCTCCTCATCTTGATTATTGGCTTGAGTGGTTATTTATCCGTTAAAGAGTTTTTAGGTAATTTTGTTTCAGAGATTCATGAGGCGGTTTCAAGTTTAGTTTTGGGCCTAGTCGTCGTTCATATTGTTGCCGCAGTTGGCATGAGCTTGATCGAAAGACAAAATCTCATCAGATCAATGGTGACGGGTAAGAAGCAGGGTATGCCAGATCAAGGAATTCCTTATCCGCAATATCTAATCGGCGCGCTGATTTTTCTTGGCGCTCTCTACTTCTTCTATCTCACTTTAACTGGCAGATTGCCTGGCCTGACTCAGTAAAAGTCTCCCCGATAGAGGATTGAGATCGGGGATATTCGCCTCGTTGTACGATAGATGGCATGAAGCTTCTGATAGCCCTGTATTTCTATATTCTTGCCACCATTCAGTTGGGTTTGCTATTGGGTGTCTATCACTACTATCGCTCTCAAAGTGCTGTTAGGCCAAGCGCATATTGGATGGGATCTTTGGTGGTGAGTATTTCGGCCTTAGCCATCTTTGGTACTGGAGTTTTGACGATTGAGGATGTCTCAAAGCCAGAATTTAATTTCACCATAGCCAATACATTGTTCTATGTGGCTGCTATTTTGCAACTGCTATTTTGTAGGTCGCTGAATCAGCCAATTAGTAAACGCATCGAATACGCCTTCATATTTTCCGTCTTCATTTTCATTCCATTCTTTGAGTGGATGCGGATTCATGGCACATTCGAAATTCGAACCGCAGTCATTTGTGTCATTACTGGATCTTTCTTTATTTGGCAGATTGTTCAATTGCGCGAAAAGAGAAAGTCGACTCCTTCGAAGCAATTAATGTATTTGCAATACGCCACTACTGCAGAATT from Polynucleobacter sp. AP-Jannik-300A-C4 encodes the following:
- a CDS encoding tetratricopeptide repeat protein, yielding MYDDQSRLDLGQLNIERGSYSAAFDIFYGLAKDRASEDALYALTKMCFDGRLNPEQINTLFTLQNSNSSLGNGYAHFNVGLMFERGMGDVKQDYKTAVEYYEKAIKEEVLDAYCNLGNIYILGTGVAHGVVPNREKGIALLKKGAEEGSRQAAFTLGSLYATGDIIEQDLKQGYLYLTLAAFAKHDQAKRVLLIFEHAHPGNYREEFDTAQQQYWKIETMRRLYKCV
- a CDS encoding DUF1924 domain-containing protein, giving the protein MGLPLIVSAATPLDLLKSYEAQSGKASPARGEQFFNAKHGKEWSCASCHENPPNHDTKHIVTGKVIKPLAPSANPLRFTDEAKAEKWFKRNCNDVLGRDCSAQEKADVLAWLMTVK
- a CDS encoding diheme cytochrome c translates to MNLINMKKILLITFSMLMAASPTFAAKMTMPADAPASYEAECASCHMAYPPALLSEQSWKNVMSGLSKHFGTDASVDAKTQTEITSWLIKNAATRQKYSEIAPENRITKTSWFIREHDEVRADVWKRVSIKSPANCGACHIDAAKGIFSENNIKIPAK
- a CDS encoding cytochrome b/b6 domain-containing protein, whose translation is MNESIRDSVGATGKVREAIMVWDMPVRVFHWLLVICFAGAWLSSESERWAMIHYAFGYTACLLVLIRLVWGLIGTRYARFSQFLKKPKAVLEHFMAMLRGHPHHDVGHNPAGGLVMFALMLLILIIGLSGYLSVKEFLGNFVSEIHEAVSSLVLGLVVVHIVAAVGMSLIERQNLIRSMVTGKKQGMPDQGIPYPQYLIGALIFLGALYFFYLTLTGRLPGLTQ